From a single Pigmentibacter ruber genomic region:
- a CDS encoding bactofilin family protein codes for MFAKAKEVKVMSSTQSIENVSKKFKGVPFSLLGSQTFFQGKVILKGEARLAGHIEGTIISEDVLIIEESALIKGEIQGVVIEVSGVFEGSIKAAELLRLTPTARVQGDIASYKLIVEEGAKLLGKLSCLDPPRHVKDDVTLAVVS; via the coding sequence GTGTTTGCTAAAGCTAAGGAAGTAAAAGTTATGTCATCTACTCAAAGTATTGAAAATGTATCTAAGAAATTTAAAGGTGTTCCTTTTTCTCTCCTTGGAAGTCAAACATTTTTTCAAGGTAAGGTTATTCTAAAAGGAGAAGCAAGACTTGCAGGGCATATTGAAGGAACTATCATTTCAGAAGATGTCTTAATAATTGAAGAATCGGCGTTAATTAAAGGTGAAATACAAGGAGTTGTCATTGAAGTAAGTGGAGTCTTTGAAGGTTCTATTAAGGCTGCCGAACTTTTAAGATTAACTCCAACAGCTCGAGTTCAAGGTGATATTGCTTCATATAAATTAATAGTAGAAGAAGGTGCAAAATTATTGGGTAAATTATCTTGTTTAGATCCTCCAAGGCATGTTAAAGATGATGTTACTTTAGCAGTTGTAAGTTAA
- a CDS encoding COX15/CtaA family protein, whose product MHNIKYFSRFAWIFLWYNLYAVLGGAYVRATGSGAGCGEHWPLCNGEVVPNLSTFHTVIEYTHRISSGIVGIGSIILILWAFKVAKKGNPIRKSASVAFAFVVFEALLGAGLVIFGLVAANSSILRTVVMSMHLVATFILIASIALTAAWSSGLVNVCKFRISDKRILPASLIIVGMFFIGMTGAITALGDTLFRPNYVGEGLVNDFYQAGHFLKSLRVVHPILAILISIFTVFTAWFLTNKNSSQIQKKMLYSIIIIFIVQILSGFVNIILLAPVWMQMVHLFLADLTWIVCVLFYSEVLSQVYDQNEAEVRFI is encoded by the coding sequence ATGCATAATATTAAGTATTTTTCAAGATTTGCATGGATTTTTTTATGGTATAATTTATATGCTGTACTGGGGGGAGCCTATGTAAGAGCAACTGGATCAGGTGCGGGTTGTGGTGAACATTGGCCTTTGTGTAACGGTGAAGTTGTTCCTAATTTATCAACTTTCCATACAGTAATAGAATATACTCATCGCATTTCAAGTGGGATTGTAGGAATAGGCTCCATTATTCTTATATTGTGGGCTTTTAAGGTTGCAAAAAAAGGGAATCCAATTAGAAAATCCGCATCGGTTGCTTTTGCTTTTGTAGTATTTGAAGCTCTTCTTGGAGCCGGATTAGTTATTTTTGGCTTAGTTGCAGCTAATTCCTCTATTTTACGTACAGTTGTCATGTCTATGCATTTAGTTGCTACTTTTATATTAATTGCTTCAATAGCATTAACTGCTGCATGGTCTTCTGGTCTAGTTAATGTTTGTAAATTTAGAATTAGTGATAAAAGAATTTTACCTGCATCATTAATAATTGTTGGAATGTTTTTTATTGGTATGACAGGAGCTATTACTGCTTTAGGTGATACATTGTTTAGACCCAATTATGTAGGAGAAGGTTTAGTTAATGATTTTTATCAGGCTGGGCACTTTTTAAAATCATTGCGAGTTGTTCATCCTATTTTGGCTATTTTAATTTCAATATTTACTGTCTTCACAGCATGGTTTTTAACAAATAAAAATTCATCTCAAATACAGAAAAAAATGTTATATTCCATAATTATTATATTTATCGTGCAAATATTATCAGGATTTGTAAATATTATTCTTTTAGCTCCAGTTTGGATGCAAATGGTGCATTTATTTCTTGCTGATTTAACTTGGATTGTTTGCGTTTTATTTTATAGTGAAGTTTTGTCGCAGGTATATGACCAAAATGAGGCTGAAGTTAGATTTATATAA